In the genome of Gloeotrichia echinulata CP02, one region contains:
- a CDS encoding histidine kinase dimerization/phosphoacceptor domain -containing protein: protein MPVLDYAIQDSILICAPHTPLREIMIYMGQAGQSIGVEDVLFLDAHSLEKSYRSLGKTVDEKLTPASNCMTIARKSCQNNEAIPLIDCVYIVEESHLLGIFTLADLASLITSGMNCAAVEISEVMQEPIITLEQDFDVNTTLSLMRQSGLRHFPIVDDQGQFSGIVTIESLALRLQQELTETRKQLECEMAKRCSLELALHKSEQELEKRVAQATEELLKTNQVLPGGIGNLHTTEAQILQTNSELKATELRKTNERLLLENIEHQRIERELRYRVEFEQLITTISTHFINLAPDEIDNGINQALQVIGEIANVERSYVYLFANNDIKKENTYEWCAKGFERQLYYLKNISEAVLPKVMEKLVRLETVYIPCVSEFIKEAISEQKAVEKQYIQSLIIVPIVSSGVLIGYLEFDSILTPKIWNEDCVLLLKMIGKILGNTLDRKRAEQALRVSKERYTRAISAGKVGIWEWNIQTNEIYIDPNLKAMLGYSEKENITYFEDWLKFVHPDDTESLKSSINDYLEGLVPKYEIEHRMLDKNGNYIWFLARGTLLRDAKGNPCFMAGSNTDITARIQVENKLKASLKEKDVLLKEIHHRVKNNLQIISSLLRLQAKYINDKQALEMFQDSHNRVRAMAMLHENLYQSNDLARIGISDYIQNVTNSLIRSYGVNRDIKIHLNIDKSLLKIDTAIPCGLIVNELISNSIKHAFTDKDAGDIYVDFIKLPLNKYLLNVSDNGVGLPQDIEVHKQQSLGLQLVWNLVEQLEGTIAFNTSLGTVFTITFVERN, encoded by the coding sequence ATTAACGCCTGCATCAAATTGCATGACGATTGCCAGAAAATCTTGCCAAAATAATGAAGCGATTCCGCTGATTGATTGCGTGTATATTGTGGAGGAATCGCATTTATTGGGCATATTCACACTGGCGGATTTAGCATCATTAATTACTTCCGGGATGAATTGTGCAGCAGTAGAAATTTCGGAGGTAATGCAAGAACCAATAATTACCTTAGAACAAGATTTTGATGTGAATACAACATTATCCCTAATGCGTCAGTCTGGCTTACGTCATTTTCCAATTGTCGATGATCAGGGGCAATTTTCAGGAATTGTAACCATAGAAAGTTTGGCACTAAGATTGCAGCAGGAACTCACAGAAACCAGGAAGCAGTTGGAATGTGAAATGGCGAAACGCTGCTCATTGGAATTAGCTTTGCATAAATCTGAACAAGAGTTAGAAAAACGTGTTGCTCAAGCAACGGAGGAATTGCTAAAAACTAATCAAGTTTTGCCAGGAGGAATTGGCAATCTTCATACCACAGAAGCACAGATATTACAAACAAATTCTGAGTTAAAAGCAACTGAATTAAGAAAGACTAACGAGCGGTTGCTGCTAGAAAATATTGAACACCAGCGGATAGAACGCGAACTACGATATCGAGTTGAATTTGAACAACTGATTACTACTATATCAACCCACTTTATTAATCTTGCTCCTGATGAGATTGATAACGGGATCAACCAAGCATTGCAGGTAATTGGTGAAATTGCCAATGTTGAACGCAGTTATGTATATTTATTTGCTAATAACGATATCAAAAAAGAAAACACCTATGAGTGGTGTGCTAAAGGGTTTGAAAGGCAACTTTACTACTTAAAAAACATCTCAGAGGCGGTCTTACCCAAGGTAATGGAAAAACTTGTCCGCCTGGAAACTGTTTATATTCCTTGTGTTAGTGAATTTATCAAAGAAGCTATTTCCGAGCAGAAGGCTGTAGAAAAGCAATATATTCAATCATTAATTATTGTACCTATAGTTTCCAGTGGGGTGTTGATTGGTTATCTTGAATTTGATTCAATCCTCACTCCTAAAATCTGGAATGAAGACTGCGTTCTCTTGCTGAAAATGATCGGAAAAATTTTAGGAAATACTTTAGATCGTAAACGAGCAGAACAAGCACTACGAGTCAGTAAAGAACGATATACACGAGCGATCAGTGCAGGTAAAGTGGGGATATGGGAATGGAACATTCAAACCAATGAAATCTATATAGACCCCAATTTAAAAGCGATGCTTGGGTATAGCGAAAAGGAAAATATTACATACTTTGAAGATTGGCTAAAATTTGTCCATCCTGATGATACTGAATCGTTGAAAAGTTCAATTAATGATTATTTAGAAGGACTGGTTCCTAAATACGAAATTGAACACCGGATGTTGGACAAAAATGGCAATTATATATGGTTCCTCGCCCGTGGTACACTGCTGAGGGATGCAAAGGGTAATCCTTGTTTCATGGCTGGTTCAAATACCGATATTACTGCTCGCATCCAGGTAGAAAATAAACTCAAAGCCTCTCTAAAAGAAAAAGATGTTCTTTTAAAAGAAATTCACCATCGCGTTAAGAATAATTTACAAATTATTTCTAGTTTGTTACGTCTGCAAGCTAAATATATTAATGATAAGCAGGCTCTGGAAATGTTCCAAGATAGCCATAATCGTGTTCGCGCTATGGCGATGCTTCACGAAAATTTATATCAATCTAACGACTTGGCAAGAATTGGCATTTCTGATTATATTCAGAATGTAACCAATAGTTTAATCAGGTCTTATGGAGTCAATCGCGATATCAAAATACATTTAAATATTGATAAAAGTTTATTAAAAATTGATACGGCAATTCCCTGTGGGCTAATTGTCAATGAACTCATTTCTAATTCTATCAAACATGCCTTTACAGATAAAGATGCAGGTGATATTTATGTTGATTTTATTAAATTACCTCTAAATAAATATTTGTTAAATGTTAGTGATAATGGAGTAGGATTACCACAAGATATAGAAGTACATAAACAGCAATCACTTGGGTTGCAACTAGTCTGGAATTTAGTAGAACAACTAGAAGGAACTATTGCATTCAATACAAGCTTAGGCACTGTCTTTACAATTACGTTCGTCGAGCGAAACTAG
- a CDS encoding ATP-binding protein, which yields MKANILIVEDERIIAYDIKNCLENSGYNVVGMVAYGELAIEKAGELHPDLILMDVMLKGKMNGIEATAEIVTHFNIPVVYLTAYSDANNLQRAKTTQPFGYVLKPFEETQLITTIEIALSKHQTELVMRQALEKEQEDRKIKSHFVSMVSHEFRNPLSNIFNYTELLSNYSSQLNEATKDEYIHNIQKSVKYLDHLLTDVLLIGKAEIGKHQFNPAPMDLEDFCKDLVSEIKVSASKNHNIIFTIQGSSKILEDTSTSQNSPLLTKTNQLPCLDEKLLRHILTNLLANAIKYSPDGGTVRFDLFFIQEEVIFRIQDEGIGIPEADQENLFTSFQRGGNVGKIPGNGLGLAIVKHYVDLHGGEINFASKVGVGTTFIVNLPIYNN from the coding sequence ATGAAAGCAAATATCCTGATTGTAGAAGACGAAAGAATTATCGCTTATGATATCAAAAATTGTCTAGAAAATTCGGGATATAATGTTGTCGGAATGGTTGCTTATGGAGAATTAGCGATTGAAAAAGCAGGAGAATTGCATCCAGATTTAATCTTGATGGATGTGATGCTAAAAGGAAAGATGAACGGTATAGAAGCAACTGCAGAAATTGTGACTCATTTCAATATACCAGTGGTTTATTTAACTGCTTATTCAGACGCAAATAACTTGCAAAGGGCAAAAACGACACAACCATTTGGCTATGTTCTTAAACCCTTTGAAGAAACTCAATTAATTACGACCATTGAAATTGCTTTAAGCAAACATCAAACAGAATTAGTTATGCGTCAAGCTTTAGAAAAAGAACAAGAAGATAGAAAAATTAAATCTCACTTTGTTTCAATGGTTAGCCACGAATTTCGTAATCCCTTAAGCAATATTTTTAATTATACTGAGTTGCTATCAAATTATAGCAGTCAATTAAATGAGGCTACCAAAGATGAATATATCCATAACATTCAAAAATCTGTTAAATATCTCGACCATTTATTGACTGATGTATTGCTAATTGGTAAGGCTGAAATAGGTAAACATCAGTTCAATCCAGCGCCAATGGATTTAGAAGATTTTTGTAAAGATTTAGTATCAGAAATTAAAGTTAGTGCTAGCAAAAATCATAATATTATCTTCACGATCCAAGGAAGCTCTAAAATCTTAGAAGATACTAGCACCTCACAAAATTCCCCTTTGCTAACTAAAACAAATCAACTACCTTGCTTAGATGAGAAACTACTGCGCCATATCCTAACTAATTTGTTAGCCAACGCCATTAAATATTCACCCGATGGTGGTACGGTGCGTTTCGACCTATTTTTTATACAAGAAGAAGTGATTTTTCGTATCCAAGATGAGGGTATTGGGATTCCCGAAGCGGATCAAGAAAACTTGTTCACTTCTTTTCAAAGAGGTGGTAATGTAGGTAAAATACCTGGTAATGGTTTAGGTCTGGCAATTGTCAAACATTATGTAGATTTACATGGTGGAGAAATTAATTTTGCCAGTAAAGTTGGAGTTGGTACAACATTTATTGTTAATTTACCGATTTATAATAATTAG
- a CDS encoding acetate kinase: MKILVLNAGSSSQKSCLYEISDETIPQQAPQPLWEGKVNWTQDRGVAEIEVKTATGAVLQESIYGDSRRAHVTYMLYSLTRGATKVISQLSEIDVVGHRVVHGGQDYRSSVVITEDVKKAIARLSTLAPAHNPAALEGIEAIEESLPDVPQVAVFDTGFHATLPDAAAIYPGPYEWVEEGIRRYGFHGISHQYCAQRAADILGRDLASLRLITCHLGNGCSLAAIENGRSIDTTMGFTPLDGLMMGSRSGSIDPGILIYLLRQSNYSAERLDYVLNKASGLRGISGISSDLPKVMEAIAQGNYRAQLAWDMYVHRLRSGIGSMLASLRGLDALVFTAGVGEHSPGIRQAVSEAFGFLGLKIDPQKNQAHPVDQDIATENSTVRVVVIHTQEPWAIAQQCWQLLQK, from the coding sequence ATGAAAATACTTGTACTCAATGCTGGATCTAGTAGCCAAAAAAGTTGTCTGTATGAGATTTCAGACGAGACTATCCCTCAACAAGCACCCCAGCCCCTTTGGGAAGGAAAAGTCAACTGGACTCAAGACCGAGGCGTGGCAGAAATTGAGGTAAAAACCGCTACTGGTGCTGTGTTGCAAGAATCAATTTATGGTGACTCCCGACGCGCCCACGTTACGTATATGCTTTATAGCCTGACTCGCGGTGCTACCAAGGTAATTAGTCAGCTTTCAGAAATCGATGTAGTGGGACATCGGGTGGTACATGGTGGACAAGATTACCGAAGTAGTGTAGTAATTACGGAAGACGTTAAAAAGGCGATCGCCAGACTTTCTACCCTAGCACCAGCACACAATCCAGCCGCTTTAGAAGGCATAGAAGCCATAGAAGAAAGTTTGCCAGATGTACCACAAGTGGCAGTATTTGATACCGGATTTCATGCCACTCTCCCCGATGCAGCAGCAATTTATCCCGGCCCCTACGAGTGGGTAGAAGAAGGTATCCGTCGCTACGGGTTTCATGGGATCAGTCACCAATACTGCGCTCAACGTGCTGCAGACATTCTCGGTCGAGATTTAGCATCCCTGCGGTTAATAACCTGTCATCTCGGTAATGGCTGCTCTTTGGCGGCGATTGAAAACGGTCGCAGTATTGACACCACTATGGGCTTCACACCCCTGGATGGGTTGATGATGGGTAGTCGTAGCGGTTCCATTGATCCAGGGATTTTGATTTACCTGTTGCGCCAATCTAATTACTCTGCCGAAAGACTAGATTATGTGTTAAATAAAGCTTCTGGCTTACGTGGAATTTCAGGTATATCCAGCGATTTACCCAAAGTCATGGAAGCGATCGCCCAAGGTAACTACCGCGCCCAACTCGCTTGGGATATGTACGTCCATCGTTTGCGGTCTGGTATTGGTTCGATGCTTGCTAGTTTACGGGGATTAGATGCTTTAGTCTTCACCGCAGGTGTAGGTGAACACTCTCCAGGAATTCGTCAAGCGGTCTCTGAAGCTTTTGGATTTTTGGGACTGAAAATCGACCCACAGAAAAATCAAGCACATCCCGTGGATCAGGATATCGCTACCGAAAATTCAACAGTACGGGTAGTAGTGATTCATACTCAAGAACCTTGGGCGATCGCTCAACAATGTTGGCAACTTTTACAAAAGTAA